The following proteins are encoded in a genomic region of Kosakonia oryzae:
- a CDS encoding GNAT family N-acetyltransferase: MNLIVKHEVTEQDQSELFAGLRRYNQQFVNLSEWSHLAVYFRDDSGVMQGGLIARQEGEWLNIHYLWVHESQRGNGLGRELMLRAMQEALALGCRHALVDTFSFQALPFYQKLGFAEQMTLADFPHKGMQRHYLTKDLLA; encoded by the coding sequence ATGAATCTTATCGTTAAGCACGAAGTGACTGAGCAGGACCAGAGCGAGCTGTTTGCCGGTTTACGGCGTTACAACCAGCAGTTTGTTAATCTCAGCGAGTGGTCGCATCTGGCAGTCTATTTTCGCGACGACAGCGGCGTGATGCAGGGCGGCCTGATTGCCCGCCAGGAAGGGGAATGGCTCAATATTCATTATCTCTGGGTGCATGAATCGCAGCGCGGCAACGGGCTGGGGCGCGAGCTGATGCTGCGGGCCATGCAGGAAGCGCTGGCGCTCGGCTGTCGCCACGCGCTGGTCGATACCTTCAGCTTTCAGGCGTTACCTTTCTATCAAAAACTGGGATTTGCAGAGCAGATGACGCTGGCGGATTTCCCGCATAAAGGGATGCAGCGTCATTACCTGACCAAAGATTTACTGGCCTGA
- a CDS encoding thiamine pyrophosphate-requiring protein: MSMKTSDFFVKRLKEWGVTRIYGYPGDGINGVLGAIQRANKAGDGIEFIQVRHEEMAAFMAVGHAKFTGELGVCLSTGGPGATHLLTGLYDAKMDHAPVLAISGQAESTARGASYQQEMNLDRVFADVANFVQEAASPAQVRHLVDRGVRIAIAQNGVGVVILPKDIQDEEWQPPAHTHGFTHSAAGYQRPRVIPHDRDLQRAAEVLNAGKKVAILIGAGARNAAVEVVQAANVLGAGVAKALLGKDVLPDDAPFVTGSIGLLGTEPSWKLMQQCDTLLMIGSGFPWTEFLPPEGQARAVQIDIDPAMLGLRYPCEVALHGDAAETLQALLPLLTHKEDRSWQEEIARQVQAWWQVMEQRAMAPANPVNPQRVVWEMSPLLPENAIVTSDSGSCANWFARDYRVKQGQRASLSGGLACMGAAVPYAIAAKFAAPEKPVVALVGDGAMQMNNMAELITVQKYWQQWQDPRLIICVFNNQDLNQVTWEQRVMEGNPRFEASQQVPDVRYAEFARSLGLQGIFVDTPEALKAAWLQALQADRPVVLEVKTDPEVAPLPPHITLKQAKAFMASMVKGDRGAVQVLSDTASQLFHKKS; encoded by the coding sequence GTGAGCATGAAAACAAGCGATTTCTTTGTCAAACGCCTGAAAGAGTGGGGCGTAACGCGCATTTACGGTTACCCTGGCGATGGCATAAATGGCGTGCTCGGGGCTATCCAGCGCGCCAACAAAGCCGGAGACGGCATCGAATTTATCCAGGTTCGCCATGAAGAGATGGCCGCGTTTATGGCGGTCGGCCATGCCAAATTCACCGGTGAGCTGGGCGTCTGCTTATCGACGGGCGGGCCTGGCGCCACGCATCTGTTAACCGGGCTGTATGACGCCAAAATGGATCACGCCCCGGTACTGGCGATCAGCGGCCAGGCAGAAAGCACCGCGCGCGGTGCCAGTTATCAGCAGGAGATGAACCTCGACCGCGTCTTTGCTGATGTAGCGAATTTCGTGCAGGAAGCGGCGTCACCGGCGCAGGTTCGCCATCTGGTGGATCGTGGCGTGCGCATTGCCATTGCGCAGAACGGCGTTGGCGTCGTGATCCTACCAAAAGATATCCAGGATGAAGAGTGGCAGCCACCGGCACATACGCACGGGTTTACCCATTCGGCCGCCGGTTATCAGCGCCCGCGCGTGATCCCGCATGACCGCGATCTGCAACGCGCAGCAGAGGTGCTGAATGCCGGGAAAAAAGTGGCCATTCTGATCGGCGCGGGCGCACGCAATGCCGCCGTGGAAGTGGTTCAGGCCGCCAATGTGCTGGGCGCAGGCGTCGCCAAAGCGCTGCTTGGTAAAGACGTTCTGCCGGATGATGCGCCGTTTGTCACCGGCTCGATTGGTCTATTAGGAACGGAGCCATCCTGGAAACTGATGCAGCAGTGCGACACGCTACTGATGATCGGCAGCGGTTTCCCGTGGACGGAGTTTCTGCCGCCGGAAGGCCAGGCGCGCGCCGTGCAAATTGATATCGATCCGGCGATGCTCGGCCTGCGTTACCCCTGCGAGGTGGCGCTACACGGCGATGCCGCCGAAACTTTGCAGGCGCTATTGCCGCTGCTGACGCACAAAGAAGACCGTAGCTGGCAGGAGGAGATCGCCCGCCAGGTGCAGGCATGGTGGCAGGTGATGGAGCAGCGCGCGATGGCACCTGCCAACCCCGTTAACCCGCAGCGCGTGGTGTGGGAAATGTCGCCGCTGCTGCCGGAAAACGCCATTGTCACCTCCGATTCCGGCTCCTGCGCCAACTGGTTCGCCCGCGATTACCGCGTGAAGCAGGGACAGCGTGCGTCGCTCTCCGGCGGGTTAGCCTGTATGGGCGCGGCGGTGCCGTACGCCATCGCGGCGAAATTTGCCGCGCCGGAAAAGCCCGTCGTAGCGCTGGTCGGCGATGGCGCAATGCAGATGAACAACATGGCCGAGCTGATTACCGTGCAGAAATACTGGCAGCAGTGGCAGGATCCGCGGTTGATTATCTGCGTCTTCAACAACCAGGATCTTAACCAGGTGACATGGGAGCAGCGGGTAATGGAAGGCAACCCGCGCTTTGAAGCTTCGCAACAGGTGCCGGATGTTCGCTATGCAGAGTTTGCCCGCTCGCTGGGCTTGCAGGGTATTTTTGTCGATACGCCAGAGGCGCTGAAGGCCGCCTGGCTACAGGCGTTACAGGCAGATCGCCCGGTAGTGCTGGAGGTGAAAACCGATCCGGAAGTCGCGCCGTTACCGCCGCATATCACCCTGAAACAGGCCAAAGCCTTTATGGCGTCGATGGTGAAGGGCGATCGGGGCGCGGTGCAGGTGCTGAGCGATACAGCCAGCCAGTTGTTCCACAAAAAATCGTAA
- a CDS encoding alpha/beta fold hydrolase, translating to MSTIKTQDGTQIYYKDWGAGKPVLFSHGWPLDGDMWDSQLNFLAERGYRVIAFDRRGFGRSDQPWNGYDYDTFASDINDLVTTLDLQGVTLVGFSMGGGDVTRFIGRYGTSRVAGLVLLGAVTPIFGKTADHPEGVDKSVFDGIKEGLLKDRAQFISDFATPFYGLNAGQKVSDGVLTQTLNIALLASLKGTLDCVTAFSETDFRPDVAKVDVPTLVIHGSNDQIVPFEATGKLSAQLIKGAELKVYENGPHGFAVTHQDQLNEDLLAFLSKL from the coding sequence ATGAGCACAATCAAAACGCAGGATGGTACTCAGATTTATTACAAAGACTGGGGTGCGGGTAAGCCGGTTCTCTTCAGCCACGGCTGGCCGCTGGATGGCGATATGTGGGATAGCCAGCTTAATTTCCTCGCTGAGCGTGGTTATCGCGTTATCGCTTTTGACCGTCGCGGTTTTGGTCGTTCCGATCAACCGTGGAACGGCTACGACTATGACACTTTTGCCTCCGACATTAACGATCTGGTTACCACGCTGGATTTGCAGGGCGTGACGCTGGTGGGGTTCTCGATGGGCGGTGGCGATGTGACGCGTTTCATCGGCCGTTACGGCACCTCTCGCGTGGCCGGGCTGGTGCTGCTGGGCGCGGTCACGCCGATTTTCGGTAAAACCGCCGATCACCCGGAAGGTGTCGATAAGAGCGTATTTGATGGCATTAAAGAAGGCCTGCTCAAAGATCGCGCGCAGTTTATCAGTGATTTTGCTACCCCGTTCTACGGCCTGAATGCCGGGCAGAAAGTTTCCGACGGTGTACTGACGCAAACGCTGAATATCGCCCTGCTGGCGTCACTGAAAGGTACGCTGGACTGCGTCACCGCCTTCTCTGAAACCGACTTCCGCCCGGATGTGGCGAAAGTGGATGTCCCGACGCTGGTGATCCACGGCAGCAACGATCAAATCGTACCGTTCGAAGCCACCGGTAAACTGTCGGCGCAACTGATTAAAGGCGCGGAACTGAAAGTGTACGAAAACGGCCCGCACGGTTTTGCCGTTACTCATCAGGATCAACTGAATGAAGACCTGCTGGCGTTCCTGAGCAAACTGTAA
- a CDS encoding MFS transporter: protein MTQQNELKAAVTVSPIQPSASAWQPLHQRVFRMLWIATVVSNIGSWMSDIGVNWTMLSLSADPLAVALVQAASSLPMFLFVLPAGVLADIIERRKILLFSQVWSFCAAAGLALLSFTGNVTPAVLLAATFLLSTGAALSSPAFQAIVPDLVDKQELSPAIALNSLGINISRAIGPALGGLILSFAGPWMVFLLNALSVVGVAVVLHRWKPQATVQRLPPEHFFTAIRGGLRYVHAAPVLQNVLARTVAFFLFGSAGWAMLPLVARRELGLGPGGYGIMLACIGVGAICGAVLLPKLRKRLNADQMMVAASLLFAITMLALAFIRHVWLLNAFEFFTGFSWIAVLSTLNVGAQRSAARWVKARALAVYLTVFFGSMTVGSAIWGKLASEFGVAWSLCAATVGMVLGATTVLRWRLEKDAALNLDILDPAGGTANITIPHERGPVMVSCEYRIDPQDAHEFTLAMQDMRRVRRRTGAMGWAVYEDAVQPGVFVETWVMGSWIEHLRQHERHTVNDQRIRERVLAFHQGDEPPVVRHLVAPAGR from the coding sequence ATGACCCAACAAAACGAACTGAAAGCAGCGGTGACAGTGTCACCGATTCAACCTTCCGCCTCTGCGTGGCAACCGTTGCATCAGCGCGTTTTTCGCATGCTATGGATTGCGACCGTGGTCTCCAACATCGGCTCATGGATGAGCGATATCGGCGTGAACTGGACGATGCTCTCGCTGAGCGCCGATCCGCTGGCGGTGGCGCTGGTGCAGGCCGCCAGCAGCCTGCCGATGTTCCTGTTTGTCCTGCCCGCAGGCGTGCTGGCCGATATCATCGAGCGACGCAAGATCCTGCTCTTCTCTCAGGTGTGGTCGTTCTGTGCCGCTGCCGGGCTGGCCCTGCTCTCTTTTACCGGCAATGTCACGCCGGCAGTGCTGCTGGCGGCAACCTTTTTACTCAGTACCGGCGCGGCGCTCAGCTCGCCCGCTTTTCAGGCGATTGTGCCGGATCTGGTCGATAAGCAGGAGCTGAGCCCGGCGATTGCCCTCAACTCGCTGGGCATCAATATCAGCCGCGCAATTGGCCCGGCGCTCGGTGGGTTGATCCTGTCGTTTGCCGGTCCGTGGATGGTGTTCCTGCTTAATGCCCTGTCGGTGGTCGGTGTGGCGGTGGTGTTGCACCGCTGGAAACCGCAAGCCACCGTGCAGCGCCTGCCGCCGGAGCACTTTTTCACGGCCATTCGTGGCGGCCTGCGCTACGTTCACGCCGCGCCGGTACTGCAAAATGTGCTGGCGCGCACCGTGGCGTTCTTTCTGTTTGGCAGCGCTGGCTGGGCGATGTTGCCGCTGGTGGCGCGTCGCGAACTGGGCCTTGGCCCGGGCGGTTACGGCATTATGCTGGCCTGTATTGGCGTCGGGGCAATTTGCGGCGCGGTACTACTGCCGAAATTGCGCAAACGGCTGAATGCCGATCAGATGATGGTGGCGGCGAGCCTGCTGTTTGCCATCACCATGCTGGCGCTGGCGTTTATCCGCCACGTCTGGTTGCTTAATGCCTTTGAATTTTTCACCGGCTTTTCCTGGATTGCCGTGCTCTCGACACTGAATGTCGGTGCGCAACGCAGCGCCGCCCGCTGGGTGAAAGCGCGTGCGCTGGCGGTGTATCTGACGGTGTTCTTTGGTTCGATGACCGTCGGCAGCGCGATCTGGGGGAAACTGGCGTCGGAATTCGGCGTGGCGTGGTCGCTGTGTGCGGCCACCGTTGGTATGGTGCTGGGCGCGACGACGGTCTTACGCTGGCGGCTGGAAAAAGATGCCGCGCTGAATCTCGATATTCTCGATCCGGCAGGCGGCACGGCGAATATCACCATCCCCCACGAGCGTGGGCCGGTGATGGTGAGTTGTGAGTACCGCATTGATCCGCAGGACGCCCATGAATTCACCCTTGCGATGCAGGATATGCGCCGCGTCAGACGCCGTACCGGCGCGATGGGCTGGGCGGTGTATGAGGATGCGGTTCAGCCAGGTGTGTTTGTCGAAACCTGGGTGATGGGATCGTGGATAGAGCATTTACGTCAACACGAGCGGCACACGGTAAACGATCAACGTATCCGCGAGCGCGTGCTGGCTTTTCATCAGGGCGATGAACCGCCGGTTGTCCGGCATCTGGTTGCGCCCGCCGGGCGATAA
- a CDS encoding DoxX family protein, whose product MKTSTDFAPRIDAGLFFLRLAGSLLLLYVHGLPKVFHFSEELTRIEDPFGLGPYMSLLPAIFAEVICPLFIIAGVATRLACVPIIVVLLVAMLAVHPDWSIAEGQFGWLLLIIFTTLLLTGPGSWRIRRTAKGAIA is encoded by the coding sequence ATGAAAACATCAACTGACTTTGCGCCCCGTATTGACGCGGGGCTGTTCTTCCTGCGCCTGGCGGGCAGCCTGTTACTGTTGTATGTGCACGGGCTGCCGAAGGTGTTCCATTTCAGTGAAGAGCTGACGCGTATCGAAGATCCGTTTGGTCTCGGGCCTTATATGAGCCTGCTGCCCGCGATTTTCGCCGAGGTGATCTGCCCGCTGTTTATTATTGCGGGCGTGGCGACACGACTGGCCTGCGTGCCCATCATCGTGGTGCTGCTGGTGGCGATGCTGGCGGTGCATCCTGACTGGTCCATTGCCGAAGGGCAGTTCGGCTGGCTGCTGCTGATCATCTTTACTACGCTTTTGCTGACTGGCCCTGGTAGCTGGCGAATCCGACGGACTGCAAAAGGAGCGATTGCATGA